One genomic segment of bacterium includes these proteins:
- a CDS encoding DUF2281 domain-containing protein, whose translation MCKVSLEEAAKSFPALLEKAINGEEVLILQDQKPVAKLVSVGAEPPSPAKRIQAGSAKGFIEIAADFDAPLEDFKEFME comes from the coding sequence ATGTGCAAAGTCAGTCTTGAAGAAGCGGCAAAGTCGTTTCCCGCCCTGCTTGAGAAGGCGATCAACGGGGAAGAAGTCCTCATTCTGCAAGACCAAAAGCCGGTGGCGAAATTGGTCTCTGTCGGCGCGGAGCCGCCTTCTCCTGCGAAACGGATCCAGGCTGGCAGCGCAAAGGGTTTTATTGAAATTGCCGCGGATTTCGACGCGCCCTTGGAAGATTTCAAGGAATTCATGGAATGA
- a CDS encoding type II toxin-antitoxin system VapC family toxin: protein MNLLLDTHAFLWFIKDDASLSLRARGLIEEPENKRLLSIVSLWEIAIKASLGKIVLKLPFDALMPRQLQENDIDLLPIALPHLGLVERLPFHHRDPFDRLIIAQSLVENLPLVSIDSQFDKHGVQRLW, encoded by the coding sequence ATGAACTTGTTGCTGGATACACATGCTTTCTTGTGGTTCATCAAAGACGATGCATCGCTCAGTTTGCGCGCTCGTGGTCTGATTGAAGAACCCGAGAACAAGCGGCTGTTGAGTATCGTCAGTTTATGGGAGATCGCAATCAAGGCAAGCTTGGGCAAGATTGTATTGAAGCTGCCCTTTGATGCTTTGATGCCACGCCAGCTTCAGGAGAATGATATTGATCTGCTTCCCATCGCCCTGCCTCATTTGGGGCTGGTTGAGAGACTCCCATTTCATCATCGTGACCCCTTTGACCGGCTCATCATTGCGCAAAGCTTGGTTGAGAATCTGCCTCTTGTAAGTATTGATTCTCAATTTGATAAACATGGCGTCCAGCGCCTGTGGTGA